From the genome of Lysinibacter sp. HNR:
GAGTGTGGCGCAGACTGTTGTGAGTTCCTCTGGAGGAAAAGCATATTTTCTGGACGCAAAAGAAGTGTGGGGAGAAAACTACGAGCGTATGAGAGATGGCAAGGTATATCGCAGTGAGGATGGTATTCACACCTGTCAGCAGGGTGCCGCACGCCTTACTCAATGGCTGCTCAACCAACTCACCGTCTTGTACCCCGATTTCACACCACCCGCTGCGGATAAGTGGGCAAACTCGGGGTGGTCCTCTGCTAAGCAATTTACCGGCTGTTAGCCTGTCGCATCACGTTGCGGCGTGCTGAGCAACATGATGTCGTTTGTGCCGCAGCAGCCGCGAGCGGCTCCACGATAGACTAATCGGGTATGTGGTTCGTGCTTCCGCGCGAGCCTTCCCGAATGTCATCTCCCACCATTGGAGCCGCCGTGGCCGCTGTTAGCCGTCTTGATAAAGTTATCGCCCTTGCCCGTCACCGCGGGTTTGTTTTCCAAGCGGGTGAGATTTATGGTGGGTCTCGTTCCGCGTGGGACTACGGTCCCTTGGGAACAGAGCTCAAAGAGAACATCAAAAAGCAGTGGTGGCGTCACATGGTGACCAATCGCGACGATACGGTGGGTATCGACTCCTCTGTTATTTTGCCCCGTCAGGTGTGGGAGGCGTCCGGTCACGTTGAGGTCTTTAGTGACCCCCTGGTGGAGTGCACAAGCTGTCATAAGCGTTACCGTGCTGATCACCTCGAGGAAGAATACGAGGAGAAAAAGGGGCGAGCCCCCGAGAACGGCCTAGCCGATATCGTATGTGTGAACTGCGGTACCCGGGGTCAGTGGACAGAGCCGCGCGCGTTCTCCGGACTACTGAAAACCTACCTGGGGCCGGTTGACGATGAGGTTGGCATGCACTACCTCCGGCCCGAGACGGCTCAGGGGATTTTTGTAAACTTTGCCAACGTGTTGCAGGTATCACGAAAGAAGCCTCCGTTTGGTATTGGGCAGATCGGGAAGAGCTTTCGTAACGAGATCACTCCCGGAAACTTCATCTTCCGCACCCGTGAGTTCGAGCAGATGGAGATGGAGTTTTTTGTCGAGCCCGGCACCGATGAGACATGGCATCAATACTGGATCAACAACCGCCTCAACTGGTACATCAACCTAGGAATCGACCCCGATAACCTGCGTCTTTTTGAGCACCCCTTTGAAAAGCTCTCGCACTACTCCAAGGGCACCACCGACATCGAGTACAAATTCGGGTTTGCGGGTGGTGACTGGGGAGAACTTGAGGGAATTGCTAATCGCACGGACTTCGACCTGAGCACGCACTCCAAGCACTCCGGTAAAGACCTTAGCTTCTTTGATCAGAGCAAGAACGAACGCTATGTCCCCTACGTGATTGAACCCGCAGCCGGTCTCACGCGCTCACTCATGGCCTTTCTGGTGGATGCCTATCACGAAGAAGAAGTGCCCAACGCAAAGGGTGGCACGGATACTCGTACGGTGCTTAAACTCGACCCTCGCCTGGCCCCTGTGAAGGCCGCTGTTCTTCCCCTCAGCCGCAACGAGACTCTTTCCCCGCTGGCGCGTGAGGTTACAAACAACCTGCGTGATCAGTGGAACATCGATTTTGATGATTCGGGTGCCATCGGTCGCCGCTATCGCCGCCAAGACGAGATCGGAACCCCCTTCTGCGTGACGGTGGACTTTGACTCTCTCGAAGATCATGCCGTGACGGTGCGTGATCGCGACACCATGCAGCAGGAGAGGGTTCCCCTCGATAAGCTTTATGTTTATCTGGCCGAAAGACTTAAAGGCGCCTAAACATGCCCTATGCGGAACAAGC
Proteins encoded in this window:
- a CDS encoding glycine--tRNA ligase — translated: MAAVSRLDKVIALARHRGFVFQAGEIYGGSRSAWDYGPLGTELKENIKKQWWRHMVTNRDDTVGIDSSVILPRQVWEASGHVEVFSDPLVECTSCHKRYRADHLEEEYEEKKGRAPENGLADIVCVNCGTRGQWTEPRAFSGLLKTYLGPVDDEVGMHYLRPETAQGIFVNFANVLQVSRKKPPFGIGQIGKSFRNEITPGNFIFRTREFEQMEMEFFVEPGTDETWHQYWINNRLNWYINLGIDPDNLRLFEHPFEKLSHYSKGTTDIEYKFGFAGGDWGELEGIANRTDFDLSTHSKHSGKDLSFFDQSKNERYVPYVIEPAAGLTRSLMAFLVDAYHEEEVPNAKGGTDTRTVLKLDPRLAPVKAAVLPLSRNETLSPLAREVTNNLRDQWNIDFDDSGAIGRRYRRQDEIGTPFCVTVDFDSLEDHAVTVRDRDTMQQERVPLDKLYVYLAERLKGA